The window GAGGCCATGTCTCGACCGTAGGCCAGATATTGACCTATGTCAAAGTCGGACTAAGGGCGGTCGTCCACCTCCACGCCGTCCTCCCGCTCCTCCTCACCAAGGTCGGTGACGTCGACCTCCGGGGCGTCGCCCTCGCCGTTGTTCGCCGTCGGCGGTTCACCGTGGAACCCGGTCGTCTCGTCGCGTCGCTGATCGGACATGTCTCCTCCTCGGGGTCGGATGTCCCAGCATCGGCCGACCGGACCTGCGCGCACCAGCACCTTGACAGGACGCGCGAGCGTGCGGCACCCGCGCAGGTGGAGCCCAGGGAGGGGCGATACCGTGCAGGGGACCCCCTCACGATCACCGCGATCCCCCAACAGAGGACACGATGACCCACGGCACCCTCGCCCTCGCCGCCCCCCAGTCCGGATACGAGGGCTTCATCGGCTGGGTCCTCAGCCTGATCGAGTCGCTCGGCGAGATCGGCGTCGGGCTGGCCGTGCTCATCGAGACCTTCGTGCCGCCGATCCCCTCGGAGGCGATCCTCCCCGCCGCCGGCTTCCTCGCGTACGACGGACGCATGAGCGCCTGGGGCGCCTGGGCGGCCGCCACGATCGGCGGTCTCGTCGGGGCCTGGATCTGGTACGCGATCGGTGCCGCGATCGGCCGGGACCGCACACGACGCCTCGTCGGTCGCATCCCCCTGCTCGACCACGACGACTTCGACAAGGCGGAGGCGTTCTTCCAGCGGTGGGGTGGCCGCGCGGTGCTGCTCGGCCGGTGCGTGCCGCTGGTGCGCTCCTTCATCTCCATCCCGGCCGGCATCGAGCGCATGGCCCTGTGGCGCTTCACGCTCTACACCACCATCGGGTCGGCGGTGTGGAACGGCATCTGGATCGGCCTGGGCTTCGCGTTCGGCCCCGCGATCCGCCCGATCCTGGAGCAGTGGAGCGGCCTGCTCTCCGACATCGCGGTCGGCGCCATCGTTCTGCTGCTCGTGGTCTTCATCGCGCTGCGCATCCGGCGGCGGATGCGCGAGGCGGCCGCGCGGCGCGAGCAGGAGGAGGGGCCGGCCTGACGCCGACCCCTTCCGCCGTCAGTTCCCGGAGCGCACGCCCTCGAGCGACGGGTAGTCCACGTACCCCTCGGCCGTGGAGCCGTAGAAGAGCTCGGGACGCGGCTCGTTCAGCTCCGCGCGGGTGCGCCAGCGCTCCACCAGGTCGGGGTTCGCGATCACCGGGCGGCCCGCCGCGACCGCGTCGGCCCACCCCTCCGCCACCAGCTCCTCCGCGGACTCCCGCGTGGTGGGCACGCCGAAGCCCGTGTTGACGATCAGCGGCGCGCCCGCCACCCGGCGGAGGTGCTGCACGAGGTCGCCCGACGGCTCGGCGTGGAGCACGTCGAGGAACGCGAGGCCGAGCGGCGCGAGCCCCTCGGCGACCGCGGTGTATGTGGCCCGCACGTCATCCGCGTCGTCTTCCAGAACACCCTGGATGCCGTGCTGCGGCGACAGGCGGATACCCGTGCGGTCCGCGCCGACCGCGGCCGCGACGGCCGCCGTGACCTCGATCGCGAAGCGCGCGCGGTTCTCGGGCGACCCGCCGTAGCGGTCGTCGCGCACGTTCGACACCGGCGACAGGAACTCGTGCACCAGGTAGCCGTTCGCGCCGTGTACCTCGACCCCGTCGAAGCCCGCGGCGATCGCGTTGCGCGCGGCCTGCGCGAACTGCTCCACGACCACGGGGATCTCGTCGAGCGTGAGCGCGTGCGCGACGGGAAGGTCGCGCTTCCCCTCCGGCGTCCGGGTCTGGCCGGGGGCGGCGAGGGCGCTCGGCCCCACGACGCGCGGCTCACCCGAGATGGCGGGGTGCCCGACGCGTCCGCCGTGCATGAGCTGCATCACGATCGTTCCGCCGGCCGCGTGGACGGCGTCGGTGATGCGACGCCACCCCTCGATCTGGGCGGGGGTGACGATGCCCGGCTGACCCGGGTAGGACATGCCCTCACGGGCGGGCCAGGTGCCCTCGGAGACGATGAGGCCCTGCCCGGCCCGCTGGCGGTAGTACTCCTCCATGACCGGCGTCGGCACGCCGTCGGCGCCGGCACGGGTGCGCGTGAGGGGCGCCATGACGACGCGGTTGGACAGCGGCAGGGCGCCGAGGACGGCGGGGTCGTAAAGAGTCACAGTGGGGACCAATCCCCGCAGCGCCCGCGGTATTCCCGCTCAGCCGCCGCCGAGGTCGGCCAGCAGTGTCGCGAAGTGGTCGAGGTCGGCGGTCGACCACTTCCGCAGTCGTTCGCCGATCCGCCCCTCGTAGCGGGAACGCGCGAGTGCCACCCGCTCCTGCGCGAGGGGCGTCGCCACGAGCCGACGGGCACGACGGTCCTCCGGGTCGGGGATGCTCTCCACGAGTCCGAGCTGTTCGAGCTGCCGCACCTGCCGGCTGACGGCGGACTTGTCGGTCTGGAGCCGCTCGATGAGGGCACCGGCCGTCGCCGCCTTGCCCGACAGGATCGAGGTGAGCACCTGATAGCCGAGCGGCTGCAGCTCGGGGTGCACCGTCACCGCGGCCTCGCGCCAGGCGACGCGGATGCGGGCGATCAGTCGCCCGAGCTCGTGCTCGACGCGCACCACGGCGGCGTGATCGACGTCGATCTCCGACGACGCGGAGGTGTCGACGGCGCCCTCGCCGGGGGCGGGGTCGGACGGGGCACTCATGCCGCCAGTGTACGGCGAAGCCCCGCCACCTCCGGGGTGGCGGGGCTTCGGGCGGGCGTCGTCACACCTCCGACAGCAGCCGGAAGGCCTTGGACGCGGCCTCGATCTCGCGCGGCGTGAGCTGGTCGATCACGGCCCGCAGCCGGGTGCCGTACTCGCGACGGACCTCGGCGAGCGCGGTGCACGCCCCCGGGGTCGCAGTGAGCACCCGCAGCCGGCCGTCACGCTCGTCGGGGTGGGAGTCCAACAGCCCCAGCTCCTCCAGCATCCGCACCTGGCGGCTGACGACCGACTTGTCCATGTCGAAGCGCTCGGCCAGCTCGTGCGCATTGGCCGATCCGGCCCTGTCGATGAACGTGAGCAGCTTGTACCCCGCCACCGGGAGCTCCGGGTGGACCCGGGCTGCGGATTCCTTCCACAGCGACCGGGTCCGCGCGAAGATCAGGTTGAGGTGCGCCTGCAGGTCGCTGAGCGCCGTGTCGACGTCGGCAGTGCCGACCGCGTCGGGGGCGATCATCTCAGCGCTCCCGCGTCCGATCCTCGCGCTCGAGCACGCCCACCGTTCCCGTGGTGGTCGCCGGCTCGGCCCGCGTGGTACGGATCGTGCCCGTGGAGAGCGAGGCGCCCACCTCGGCCTCCGACACCTCGATGACCGACTCCTCGGCCTGCTCGCGCAGCTGCTCCGCGGCATTCTTGGTGGACAGCGGCTTGTTCTTGATGAACGCGATCGCGATGATCGAGATCACGGCGAGCGGGATGGCGATGATGAACGCGTCGGCGATGCCGTGGCCGTAGGCGCTCTCGACGATCGAGCGGATGGCATCGGGCAGCTGGCCCACCTTCGGCACGTCGCCCGAGGCGAGGTGCTTCAGCGCGTCGACCTCCGCCTGACTCGACGGGGTGAAGCCCTCGAGCCCGTCCTTGACGTACGTCGCGACGCTCGAGGAGAGCAGCGATCCCATCACGGTCACCCCGATGGTGCCGGCGATCGTGCGGAAGAAGTTGACGTTCGACGACGCGGCGCCGAGCTGACGCGGA of the Microbacterium sufflavum genome contains:
- a CDS encoding alkene reductase — protein: MTLYDPAVLGALPLSNRVVMAPLTRTRAGADGVPTPVMEEYYRQRAGQGLIVSEGTWPAREGMSYPGQPGIVTPAQIEGWRRITDAVHAAGGTIVMQLMHGGRVGHPAISGEPRVVGPSALAAPGQTRTPEGKRDLPVAHALTLDEIPVVVEQFAQAARNAIAAGFDGVEVHGANGYLVHEFLSPVSNVRDDRYGGSPENRARFAIEVTAAVAAAVGADRTGIRLSPQHGIQGVLEDDADDVRATYTAVAEGLAPLGLAFLDVLHAEPSGDLVQHLRRVAGAPLIVNTGFGVPTTRESAEELVAEGWADAVAAGRPVIANPDLVERWRTRAELNEPRPELFYGSTAEGYVDYPSLEGVRSGN
- a CDS encoding MarR family winged helix-turn-helix transcriptional regulator — protein: MIAPDAVGTADVDTALSDLQAHLNLIFARTRSLWKESAARVHPELPVAGYKLLTFIDRAGSANAHELAERFDMDKSVVSRQVRMLEELGLLDSHPDERDGRLRVLTATPGACTALAEVRREYGTRLRAVIDQLTPREIEAASKAFRLLSEV
- a CDS encoding MarR family winged helix-turn-helix transcriptional regulator, with amino-acid sequence MSAPSDPAPGEGAVDTSASSEIDVDHAAVVRVEHELGRLIARIRVAWREAAVTVHPELQPLGYQVLTSILSGKAATAGALIERLQTDKSAVSRQVRQLEQLGLVESIPDPEDRRARRLVATPLAQERVALARSRYEGRIGERLRKWSTADLDHFATLLADLGGG
- a CDS encoding DedA family protein, with amino-acid sequence MTHGTLALAAPQSGYEGFIGWVLSLIESLGEIGVGLAVLIETFVPPIPSEAILPAAGFLAYDGRMSAWGAWAAATIGGLVGAWIWYAIGAAIGRDRTRRLVGRIPLLDHDDFDKAEAFFQRWGGRAVLLGRCVPLVRSFISIPAGIERMALWRFTLYTTIGSAVWNGIWIGLGFAFGPAIRPILEQWSGLLSDIAVGAIVLLLVVFIALRIRRRMREAAARREQEEGPA